One Nitrospira sp. genomic region harbors:
- a CDS encoding succinate dehydrogenase/fumarate reductase iron-sulfur subunit encodes MRLTFTIQRFNPETDQQPHREDYRLDIGRGMTVLEALIRIKNELDGRLALRYSCRSAICGSCAMHINGTEKLACRTSVRKELERHGRISIEPLPNLPVIKDLVVDMSPFWEKIRAVTPWLTPETHPTKRYGSSGQLRLLPESYQFHNVDACIMCGACVAACTSHEVSRGFLGPAALAKSARFVADPREPAGAKQARLTALQEADGIWDCTRCNMCVQVCPKDVQPMEAIIRLRRSSLRHGLTSAEGARHITGFVDLVRHEGRLNEALMPLKVLGFNLRRVLDVMPLGLRMWLKGKVPLPFGHTIPGIEQVRAIFAAARRRAPRV; translated from the coding sequence ATGCGCCTGACCTTTACCATCCAGCGTTTTAATCCCGAAACCGATCAACAGCCTCACCGGGAAGACTATCGTCTCGACATCGGACGCGGCATGACCGTGCTCGAGGCCCTGATCCGGATCAAGAACGAACTCGACGGCCGGTTGGCACTGCGTTATTCCTGTCGATCCGCCATTTGCGGCTCCTGTGCCATGCATATCAACGGCACGGAAAAGCTGGCCTGCCGGACGTCCGTCCGCAAAGAACTCGAACGCCACGGCAGAATCTCGATCGAGCCCTTGCCCAACCTCCCGGTCATCAAAGACCTGGTGGTCGATATGTCGCCGTTCTGGGAGAAGATCCGGGCCGTCACGCCCTGGCTGACGCCCGAAACCCATCCCACCAAACGATACGGGTCATCCGGACAACTTCGCCTGTTGCCGGAGTCGTACCAGTTTCACAACGTAGACGCCTGTATCATGTGCGGAGCCTGTGTGGCCGCCTGCACCTCCCATGAAGTCTCACGAGGTTTTCTCGGCCCGGCAGCGCTCGCGAAGTCTGCGCGATTCGTCGCCGACCCGCGCGAACCGGCCGGGGCGAAACAGGCCAGACTCACCGCGCTCCAGGAGGCCGATGGCATCTGGGACTGCACCCGCTGCAACATGTGCGTGCAAGTCTGCCCGAAGGATGTGCAGCCGATGGAGGCGATCATTCGATTGCGCCGCTCGTCCCTCCGGCATGGATTGACCTCGGCCGAAGGCGCCCGCCACATCACCGGCTTCGTCGACCTGGTCCGCCACGAGGGACGTTTGAATGAAGCGTTGATGCCGCTGAAGGTCCTTGGATTCAATCTTCGACGCGTGCTCGATGTCATGCCGCTGGGCCTGCGTATGTGGCTCAAAGGAAAGGTACCGTTGCCGTTCGGCCACACCATTCCGGGTATCGAACAGGTCCGGGCCATCTTTGCCGCCGCGCGCCGTCGGGCTCCTCGCGTCTGA
- a CDS encoding AsmA-like C-terminal domain-containing protein, with product MRVRPRVVVLSLLGLVVVGALLLLYSRELFGVDVIKNFFLQQLETSLRRKIEVDRIKLVVLPSVRLELSNVGVYGHDDPTHVVFQAKEIDIVLRLLPLLKKQVVAKRIFLDEPTVTLIRNRSGHWNVLAGLPSAAKDESAYQMFSRLLQIREATIQQGHITITDEARPDGVRTTKLEAVEMALKVYPGKAQGDLHISASLPAEAAPSSFSLTGTIGLSESSSSLAAEEPYSVHPAFQFDGEIETTNLRLREAADFFGPRPVPAQLQGGANLQSRIRVAPGVAGYDVVLTEIAANVDELAVTGKANLAGLLTTQPTFSITFASPTIDLKKLFARMPPQWIHPQLPGIVEQRQLGGTVEIVSATLTGATAPSPQLSLTGDFRIEKGTALIGNDRVPTQDLSATISVEPGRIRVGKVTGSYGTLQMTDGKAVVSFLDEGPWMELDISGNMTAADLVKFLTKTIRADRLTSLLAQSREIEGQTHPTFRLVGPLDKPEGITFAGGEVLAEQVSLVNPSLPQRLTAMHGRILFSQTGGAQFDQVTANVGETQLQFNGMISGGTPSVFQDFVIRARGSAAQLRQMVSAGTFPDDLLYGMVNAKVQLSGASGAPHLRGEIGLNDAKLVLPMVGEKPFGSPASLELDADVTRGVGLVISRMELVVPPLRLPLKGRITLGDQFSIDASLASGTVSLSSLPEWIYRSGFEAGNLEVSMDVKGTDAEWRNWRTGGWLALTNGLMSVKGVDGQVEDIYLRLKFSKNIADIKQLSFRIKDSDVSLSGALKNWTTKPVIAVKIESSQMDLDLLIPKGHRSPIREFLETLASTSQVSATATIEKGLYKHLRFGGLSGRLTIQDGMLDLDRVVAQSGTGHAAGRMVVRLPKGQPAETETSIRMTGIPAESLLPLLGAHDQPVTGEMKLTGVIRGHGRNPHGVLPTLNGKVELVLQDGRILKTEKRAIWKILSILNLPAVLQGKVDLEKEGLQYNRASTTLTIQNGLVKTQNIVLDSPVLKISAVGNYDMPTDQLDMIWAVSPFGSYSQFLKSIPLFGRLIAGDRKGLATALFQVKGSIDDPDVTYMPMKSFTTGLTGVAQLAFDLLKNTVMLPIDILSPQEEKDPMFDPSLEIQTPPSTAPPVETPTTPTPATP from the coding sequence GTGAGGGTTCGTCCGCGCGTTGTCGTGTTATCGCTGCTCGGCCTTGTGGTCGTCGGCGCGCTCCTTCTCCTCTATTCGCGCGAGTTGTTCGGCGTCGACGTCATCAAGAATTTCTTCCTTCAGCAACTCGAAACCAGTCTGCGGCGCAAGATCGAGGTCGATCGGATCAAGCTGGTCGTCCTGCCCAGCGTCCGGCTCGAACTCTCCAATGTGGGTGTCTATGGTCACGACGACCCGACCCACGTCGTCTTCCAGGCCAAAGAAATCGACATCGTCCTGCGCCTCCTGCCGCTGCTGAAGAAGCAGGTCGTGGCCAAGCGCATCTTTCTCGACGAGCCGACCGTGACGCTGATCCGCAATCGCTCCGGCCATTGGAATGTGCTCGCCGGGCTGCCCTCCGCAGCCAAAGACGAATCGGCCTATCAGATGTTCAGCCGCCTCCTGCAAATCCGTGAAGCGACCATTCAACAGGGGCACATCACGATCACGGACGAGGCCCGGCCTGACGGCGTGCGCACCACCAAGCTGGAAGCGGTCGAAATGGCGTTGAAGGTCTATCCGGGCAAGGCCCAGGGCGATTTGCACATCTCCGCCTCATTGCCGGCAGAAGCGGCCCCTTCTTCATTTTCCCTCACCGGTACCATCGGCTTGAGCGAATCCTCTTCGTCGCTGGCGGCGGAAGAACCCTATTCCGTCCATCCCGCGTTTCAGTTCGACGGCGAGATCGAGACCACCAATCTGCGCCTGCGCGAAGCCGCCGACTTCTTCGGCCCGCGCCCCGTGCCCGCTCAACTGCAGGGTGGTGCCAATCTGCAGAGCCGCATCCGCGTGGCGCCCGGCGTGGCCGGCTATGACGTGGTGCTCACGGAGATCGCTGCCAATGTCGATGAGCTGGCCGTCACCGGCAAGGCGAACCTGGCGGGACTTCTGACCACGCAACCCACGTTCTCTATCACCTTTGCCTCGCCCACCATCGACCTCAAGAAGCTCTTCGCCCGCATGCCGCCACAATGGATTCATCCCCAATTGCCCGGCATCGTCGAGCAGCGCCAGCTGGGCGGAACGGTCGAAATCGTCTCGGCCACGCTGACCGGCGCCACCGCGCCCAGCCCGCAACTGTCGCTCACGGGTGACTTCCGGATTGAGAAGGGCACGGCGCTGATCGGCAACGACCGTGTGCCGACGCAGGATCTGTCCGCCACCATCTCCGTGGAGCCGGGACGTATCCGGGTCGGCAAGGTGACGGGGAGCTACGGCACACTCCAGATGACCGACGGAAAAGCCGTGGTGTCGTTCCTGGATGAAGGGCCCTGGATGGAGTTGGACATCAGCGGCAACATGACGGCGGCGGATCTGGTGAAGTTTTTGACCAAAACCATCCGGGCAGACCGGCTCACCTCGCTGCTCGCGCAATCGCGTGAGATCGAAGGCCAAACGCATCCGACCTTCCGCCTCGTCGGTCCGCTGGACAAACCGGAAGGCATCACGTTCGCAGGCGGGGAAGTGCTGGCCGAGCAGGTCAGCCTGGTGAATCCCTCCCTGCCACAACGGCTCACGGCCATGCACGGGCGTATCCTGTTCTCGCAAACCGGCGGAGCCCAATTCGATCAAGTCACCGCCAATGTGGGCGAAACGCAACTGCAATTCAACGGCATGATCAGCGGCGGCACGCCCAGCGTCTTTCAGGATTTTGTCATTCGCGCGAGGGGCAGCGCCGCCCAACTTCGCCAGATGGTCTCTGCCGGAACCTTCCCCGACGATCTCCTCTATGGCATGGTCAACGCGAAGGTCCAGTTATCCGGGGCCTCCGGTGCGCCGCATCTACGCGGGGAGATCGGCCTGAACGACGCCAAACTCGTACTGCCGATGGTCGGAGAAAAACCGTTCGGCTCACCGGCCTCCCTGGAACTGGATGCCGATGTCACGCGGGGAGTCGGCTTGGTGATTTCCCGCATGGAGCTCGTGGTACCGCCGTTGCGGTTGCCCTTGAAGGGACGCATCACCCTGGGCGATCAATTTTCGATCGACGCCTCACTCGCTTCCGGAACGGTCTCATTGTCGAGCCTTCCCGAATGGATCTACCGCAGCGGGTTCGAGGCGGGCAATCTCGAAGTTTCCATGGATGTGAAGGGCACGGATGCCGAATGGAGAAACTGGCGCACGGGCGGATGGCTGGCGCTCACCAACGGCCTGATGTCGGTCAAGGGCGTGGACGGCCAGGTCGAGGATATTTACCTTCGGCTGAAATTTTCGAAGAACATCGCCGATATCAAACAGCTCTCCTTCCGCATCAAGGACAGCGATGTCAGCCTGTCGGGGGCGTTGAAGAACTGGACGACGAAACCGGTCATCGCCGTGAAGATCGAATCGTCCCAGATGGATCTCGACCTGCTCATCCCCAAAGGCCACCGCTCACCGATCCGGGAATTTCTTGAGACCCTGGCTTCGACCAGTCAGGTCAGCGCCACCGCCACGATTGAAAAGGGCCTCTACAAACACCTGCGATTCGGCGGCTTGTCCGGGCGCTTGACGATTCAAGACGGCATGCTGGATCTCGACCGTGTCGTCGCTCAGTCGGGAACCGGTCATGCCGCCGGACGCATGGTCGTCCGGCTGCCCAAGGGACAACCGGCCGAAACCGAAACCTCAATCCGGATGACGGGCATCCCGGCCGAATCCCTGTTGCCGCTGCTCGGAGCCCATGATCAGCCGGTGACCGGCGAGATGAAGCTGACCGGTGTGATCCGCGGGCATGGACGGAACCCCCATGGCGTCCTACCGACCCTCAACGGCAAAGTCGAACTGGTGTTGCAGGATGGCCGCATTCTCAAGACGGAGAAACGCGCCATCTGGAAGATACTCTCCATTCTGAATCTCCCCGCAGTCTTGCAGGGGAAGGTGGATCTGGAGAAAGAGGGATTGCAGTACAACCGGGCGAGCACCACCCTGACGATTCAAAACGGATTGGTGAAGACCCAGAACATCGTCCTGGACAGTCCCGTGTTGAAAATTTCCGCCGTCGGTAATTACGACATGCCCACCGACCAGCTGGACATGATCTGGGCGGTGAGTCCCTTCGGGTCCTACTCGCAATTTCTGAAATCGATTCCGCTCTTCGGGCGGCTGATCGCCGGGGACCGCAAGGGCCTGGCGACGGCGCTGTTTCAGGTGAAGGGCTCCATCGACGATCCGGACGTGACTTACATGCCGATGAAATCCTTTACGACGGGATTGACCGGTGTCGCGCAGCTCGCGTTCGACCTGTTGAAAAATACGGTGATGCTCCCGATCGATATTCTGTCGCCGCAGGAGGAGAAGGATCCGATGTTCGATCCATCGCTGGAGATCCAGACGCCGCCGTCCACCGCGCCGCCGGTCGAGACGCCCACGACTCCGACACCGGCCACGCCTTGA
- a CDS encoding MFS transporter, with product MRAGRATTQPRWGILGLLFAISAVTYMDRVNISVTARQMMPAYGLTDQDMGYIFSAFVFGYALCQIPGGWLGDRWGARVVLAGALVWWSLFTALTAVAATLPLAAMVGTVGALIVVRFLLGVGEAVALPNFNRAVADWIPPAQRGLGIGIAIGGIGIGAAITPPLASWVMVNYHWQSVFYLSALIGLLVALLWVLCSREQKAADGAASVHPRVVVPWRQFAASSSLRWLVLSYACLGYVAYIYMSWFYLYLVNVRGIDLLRGGWLAAAPFVAILVFCPLGGWTTDRLVSALGLTKARMIVGMIGMGLAGGLIAVGAWVDSQTVAIACLSLGAGWLYFTVGAYWSVTTDLSKTHAGTLSGVMNMGANVGGVISPSLTPWLADHWGWTASLLVAALIALCGGVMWMKIDASEGWDR from the coding sequence GTGAGAGCAGGCAGAGCGACGACACAACCGCGATGGGGCATTCTCGGGCTCCTGTTCGCGATCAGCGCCGTGACCTACATGGATCGGGTCAACATCTCCGTCACCGCGAGACAGATGATGCCCGCCTATGGACTCACCGACCAGGACATGGGCTATATCTTTTCCGCCTTTGTGTTCGGTTACGCGCTCTGCCAGATTCCAGGCGGCTGGCTGGGCGATCGCTGGGGAGCCCGGGTGGTGCTGGCGGGTGCGCTGGTCTGGTGGTCCTTGTTCACGGCCTTGACGGCGGTGGCCGCAACGCTGCCGTTGGCCGCCATGGTCGGGACGGTCGGGGCGCTCATCGTCGTGCGCTTCCTCCTCGGTGTCGGGGAAGCGGTCGCCCTGCCGAACTTCAATCGAGCCGTGGCCGATTGGATTCCCCCGGCGCAACGTGGACTCGGTATCGGCATTGCCATCGGCGGTATCGGCATCGGCGCCGCGATCACCCCTCCCCTCGCCTCCTGGGTCATGGTGAATTATCACTGGCAGTCGGTCTTCTACCTCTCCGCCTTGATCGGTCTGCTGGTGGCCCTGTTATGGGTGCTCTGTTCCCGAGAGCAGAAGGCTGCGGATGGCGCGGCGTCCGTACACCCGCGCGTCGTCGTTCCCTGGCGGCAATTCGCCGCTTCGTCATCCCTGCGCTGGCTGGTGCTGAGTTATGCCTGTCTCGGTTACGTCGCCTATATCTATATGTCCTGGTTTTATCTTTACTTGGTGAACGTACGCGGGATCGATCTGTTGCGTGGCGGCTGGCTTGCGGCTGCACCTTTCGTGGCCATTCTTGTGTTCTGCCCGCTCGGCGGCTGGACTACCGATCGCCTGGTCTCGGCCCTCGGTCTGACGAAGGCTCGAATGATCGTCGGCATGATCGGCATGGGGCTGGCCGGTGGACTGATCGCCGTCGGCGCCTGGGTCGATTCCCAGACGGTGGCCATCGCCTGCCTTTCACTCGGCGCCGGCTGGCTCTATTTCACCGTCGGCGCCTATTGGAGCGTGACCACCGACCTCTCCAAGACGCATGCGGGCACATTGTCGGGCGTGATGAACATGGGCGCAAATGTGGGCGGTGTCATTTCCCCCAGCCTCACGCCCTGGCTGGCCGACCACTGGGGCTGGACGGCTTCGTTACTCGTGGCCGCGCTCATCGCCCTCTGTGGCGGCGTGATGTGGATGAAGATCGATGCGAGCGAGGGATGGGACAGGTAG
- a CDS encoding type I restriction endonuclease subunit R produces the protein MAHAYSEDQLVEQPAITLLAELGWQTISALEEVLGPHSTLGRETKAESVLLLRLRAALCRLNPTLPPEALSTAIDELARDRSAMSLVAANREVYGLLKEGIPVSVPDPKGGGQKTERVRVIDWENPAANDFLLVSQFSVTGSLYTRRPDLVGFVNGLPLVVIELKKPGVPAQQAFDDNLTCYKADIPHLFWFNGLMIASNGTESHVGSLTADWERFFEWKRIEREDEPRRVSLEVMLRGTCEPSRLLDLLENFSLFSEHKAGLVKVLGQNHQFLGVNNAIAATLAARKQGHGQGGVFWQTQGSGKSLAMVFFAQKILRKVSGNWTFVVVTDRVELDDQIAKTFKACGAVSETESDRCHAQSGAQLRQLLGENHRYVFTLIHKFQTPELLCDRSDVIVLTDEAHRSQYDQLALNMRAALPRALFLAFTGTPLIAGEERTREVFGDYVSIYDFQQSVEDGATVPLFYENRTPELRLENPNLNDDIYNLIEAAGLDEEQEKRLERELGRQYQLLTRDDRLETIAQDIVQHFLGRGFQGKAMVISIDKATTLRMHDKVRAHWKAEEKRVEQELAKLTTYGTKPASPDRVRELRARLDIIRTTDMAVIVSAAQNEIADMKKLSLDIAPHRKRMNDDRLDEKFKEAKDPLRLVFVCAMWLTGFDAPSCSTIYLDKPMRNHTLMQTIARANRVFPGKHSGLIVDYANVFASLERALAIYAKGRGGEQPIRDKQKLVESLRQAITKTEAFCRAHGVTLKEIEQTPAGTLVRLTKIAEAVECLISPDPLRKDFLGQESWVRTLFQAVKPDPSALECASRVACLTTIAETIRERTGDGPADISAVMADLNKILDASVAADGFHIPQGKSGHGVIDLTKIDFDALAKRFGKSKTRNIDLEQLKAAIRSQLDTLVRVNRTRADYLTKFEELIESYNAGSRNIDELFKELLALSCSLNEEQERHIRERLSEEELVVFDILTRPAPQLSTEERAEVKKVARDMLQKLKQLLVLNWRQKASARSQIKLTIEDLLDQGLPRAYTPDLYQQKCSAVFEHVYETYGDRGASAYPGPG, from the coding sequence ATGGCCCACGCCTACTCTGAAGACCAGCTCGTCGAACAACCCGCCATTACTCTGCTTGCCGAACTTGGCTGGCAAACTATCTCAGCCTTAGAGGAGGTTTTAGGACCTCACAGCACATTAGGCCGCGAGACCAAAGCTGAATCCGTCTTGCTCTTGCGCCTTCGTGCGGCCCTCTGCCGTCTCAATCCGACATTGCCTCCGGAAGCGCTCTCAACAGCAATAGATGAGCTGGCTCGCGACCGGTCAGCGATGAGCCTCGTGGCGGCGAATCGAGAGGTCTATGGGCTTCTGAAAGAAGGCATTCCAGTTTCCGTTCCCGATCCAAAAGGCGGCGGGCAGAAAACCGAGCGTGTCAGGGTCATCGATTGGGAGAATCCTGCTGCGAATGACTTCCTCCTGGTGAGTCAGTTCAGCGTGACGGGGTCGCTCTACACTCGTCGGCCTGATCTCGTTGGATTTGTGAATGGGTTGCCTCTCGTCGTGATCGAGTTGAAGAAGCCCGGTGTGCCGGCGCAGCAGGCGTTCGACGACAACCTCACCTGTTACAAAGCCGACATTCCCCACCTCTTCTGGTTCAACGGCCTGATGATCGCTTCCAATGGAACGGAAAGCCATGTGGGATCGCTCACGGCTGATTGGGAACGGTTCTTCGAGTGGAAACGGATCGAACGCGAGGATGAACCACGCCGCGTATCGCTCGAAGTGATGCTACGAGGGACCTGCGAGCCATCGCGCCTGCTCGATCTGCTCGAAAACTTCAGCCTCTTCTCCGAGCACAAGGCGGGGCTGGTCAAAGTGCTGGGGCAGAATCACCAATTCCTCGGCGTCAACAATGCAATTGCCGCGACCTTGGCCGCTCGGAAACAGGGCCATGGGCAGGGAGGCGTCTTCTGGCAGACGCAGGGGTCGGGCAAGAGTCTCGCGATGGTGTTCTTCGCCCAGAAGATCCTTCGCAAGGTTTCCGGGAACTGGACCTTTGTGGTGGTAACAGATCGTGTCGAGCTGGACGACCAGATCGCGAAGACCTTCAAGGCTTGTGGCGCTGTCAGCGAGACGGAGAGCGATCGGTGCCATGCACAAAGCGGCGCACAACTTCGGCAGTTGCTTGGTGAGAATCATCGCTATGTCTTCACGCTCATTCATAAATTCCAAACTCCTGAACTGCTGTGCGACCGCTCCGATGTGATTGTCCTGACCGACGAAGCGCACCGGAGCCAATACGACCAGCTGGCGCTGAATATGCGTGCGGCCCTGCCTCGTGCGCTCTTTTTAGCTTTTACCGGCACGCCTTTGATTGCAGGTGAGGAGCGGACCCGTGAGGTATTCGGCGACTATGTCTCCATCTATGACTTTCAGCAGTCGGTTGAAGATGGCGCGACGGTGCCGTTGTTCTACGAAAACCGGACGCCGGAACTCCGCTTGGAGAATCCGAACCTCAACGACGATATCTACAACCTGATCGAAGCCGCCGGACTGGACGAAGAGCAGGAGAAACGGCTGGAGCGAGAACTGGGGCGGCAATATCAGCTGCTCACGCGGGACGACCGGCTTGAGACCATTGCTCAAGACATTGTCCAGCACTTCCTCGGGCGGGGCTTCCAAGGCAAGGCAATGGTTATTTCCATCGACAAGGCGACAACCCTGCGGATGCACGACAAGGTCCGGGCGCACTGGAAAGCCGAAGAGAAGCGCGTCGAGCAGGAGCTGGCCAAGCTCACCACCTATGGAACCAAGCCCGCCAGTCCTGATCGCGTCAGGGAACTCAGAGCGCGACTGGATATCATACGCACGACAGACATGGCCGTGATCGTTTCGGCTGCTCAGAACGAGATTGCGGACATGAAGAAACTGAGCCTCGACATTGCGCCGCACCGGAAGCGGATGAATGATGACAGGCTAGACGAGAAGTTCAAAGAGGCGAAAGACCCGCTGCGCCTTGTTTTTGTCTGCGCCATGTGGCTGACCGGTTTCGATGCGCCGAGCTGTTCAACCATCTACCTCGACAAGCCGATGCGGAACCATACGCTGATGCAGACCATTGCCCGAGCCAACCGCGTATTTCCCGGCAAGCATAGCGGCCTCATCGTGGACTACGCGAACGTCTTTGCTTCGTTGGAGAGGGCACTGGCGATCTATGCCAAAGGCCGTGGTGGGGAGCAACCCATCCGGGACAAGCAAAAGCTCGTGGAGAGCCTCCGCCAGGCAATCACGAAGACAGAGGCCTTCTGCCGTGCGCATGGCGTCACTTTGAAAGAAATTGAGCAGACTCCAGCGGGGACTCTTGTGCGGCTGACGAAAATTGCTGAGGCGGTCGAATGCCTGATTTCTCCCGATCCCCTTCGCAAGGACTTTCTCGGTCAAGAAAGTTGGGTACGGACTCTCTTCCAAGCGGTGAAGCCGGACCCCTCCGCGCTGGAGTGTGCCTCGCGCGTGGCCTGCCTGACGACCATAGCCGAAACCATCCGTGAACGCACGGGCGACGGACCGGCAGACATCTCAGCCGTGATGGCCGACCTGAATAAGATTCTGGATGCTTCCGTGGCTGCGGATGGCTTTCACATTCCCCAGGGAAAATCCGGTCATGGCGTGATCGACCTGACAAAGATTGACTTCGATGCCCTGGCGAAACGTTTTGGAAAGTCCAAAACCAGGAATATCGATCTGGAGCAACTGAAAGCGGCGATCCGTTCCCAACTGGACACACTCGTTCGCGTGAACCGGACCAGGGCCGACTATTTGACGAAGTTCGAAGAGCTGATCGAATCCTATAACGCGGGCAGCCGGAATATTGACGAACTGTTCAAGGAACTCCTCGCGCTCAGCTGTAGTTTGAACGAAGAGCAGGAACGGCATATTAGAGAGCGTCTCTCCGAAGAAGAACTCGTGGTGTTCGATATTCTGACGCGCCCAGCGCCGCAGTTGAGTACAGAAGAACGGGCTGAGGTAAAGAAGGTCGCCCGGGATATGCTGCAGAAGTTAAAGCAGCTTCTGGTGTTGAACTGGCGTCAGAAGGCCTCGGCCCGCTCGCAGATCAAACTCACGATCGAAGATCTCCTAGACCAGGGGCTTCCGCGTGCGTATACGCCGGACTTGTATCAGCAGAAATGCTCCGCAGTGTTTGAGCACGTCTACGAAACCTATGGGGATCGGGGAGCAAGTGCATATCCTGGACCCGGGTAA
- a CDS encoding DUF433 domain-containing protein, whose amino-acid sequence MDEQLLLKRITVNPKIFSGKPIVRGRRLAVEHVLGMLAAGDTPETILHGYPWLEPADIQACLAYAHRLVGHERIEPLPLESAS is encoded by the coding sequence ATGGATGAACAACTGCTCCTCAAACGCATCACGGTGAACCCGAAGATTTTTTCCGGCAAGCCCATCGTTCGAGGTCGGCGGCTGGCCGTCGAACACGTGCTGGGGATGCTGGCCGCCGGTGACACGCCAGAAACCATTCTTCATGGCTATCCGTGGCTGGAGCCGGCAGATATCCAAGCCTGCCTTGCCTATGCCCATCGACTCGTGGGCCATGAGCGGATCGAGCCACTGCCTCTCGAATCGGCTTCGTGA
- a CDS encoding aminopeptidase P family protein, which produces MSHSTEHNSRPEQSATLFIAASETDSNLYYATRFIAPDPFIYLEVKGERLMVMSDLEVDRARNQATVDRVLSYSELERRAKSQGVKDPGTIDVIHLVLQDAGLKDILVPPTFPFLHASRLQELGYRLRTKREPFYEQRVMKSDEEVRHIEAAQRATETAVAAAHQTLRRAEIRDNVLWLDGEILTSERVKKLINVALMECDCVAQHTIVAGGEQACDPHDEGSGPLPAHRSIIFDVFPRSAGSRYFADMSRTVVRGTPSPELTRLYHAVKDAQEEAITKIRDGADGAAIHQGICDRFEKAGYKTGLVNGRMQGYFHGTGHGVGLDIHEAPRISRTGSLLQEGHVVTVEPGLYYPGLGAVRIEDMVLVTKDGCRNLTNYPKVFELG; this is translated from the coding sequence ATGAGCCACTCGACCGAACACAACAGCCGTCCCGAACAGAGCGCGACGCTCTTCATCGCCGCCAGCGAAACCGATTCCAATCTCTATTACGCCACCCGCTTCATCGCGCCGGATCCCTTCATTTATCTTGAAGTGAAGGGTGAACGGCTCATGGTCATGAGCGATCTGGAAGTGGACCGAGCGCGAAACCAGGCGACGGTCGATCGCGTATTGTCCTATTCCGAGTTGGAGCGACGCGCCAAATCGCAGGGCGTCAAAGATCCCGGCACGATCGATGTGATTCATCTGGTCTTGCAGGATGCCGGCCTGAAAGACATTCTGGTCCCTCCGACGTTTCCCTTTCTCCATGCGAGCCGCCTCCAGGAACTCGGCTATCGGCTGCGCACCAAACGCGAACCGTTCTACGAACAGCGAGTGATGAAATCGGACGAAGAGGTCCGGCACATCGAAGCCGCCCAGCGAGCGACGGAAACCGCTGTGGCCGCCGCGCACCAGACCCTTCGACGCGCCGAGATTCGCGACAACGTCCTCTGGCTGGACGGCGAGATACTCACCTCCGAGCGAGTCAAAAAATTGATCAACGTCGCCCTGATGGAATGTGACTGCGTCGCGCAACATACCATCGTGGCGGGTGGGGAGCAGGCCTGCGATCCCCATGATGAGGGCAGCGGCCCGCTGCCGGCTCATCGCAGCATTATTTTCGATGTCTTTCCGCGATCGGCCGGTTCACGGTATTTTGCCGACATGTCCCGCACGGTGGTCCGCGGCACACCCTCGCCGGAATTGACGCGCCTCTATCACGCCGTCAAAGACGCGCAGGAAGAAGCCATCACCAAGATTCGCGACGGCGCCGACGGGGCCGCCATCCATCAAGGCATCTGCGATCGGTTCGAAAAGGCGGGCTACAAGACCGGCCTGGTCAACGGCCGCATGCAGGGGTATTTTCACGGCACCGGTCATGGCGTCGGCTTGGATATTCACGAAGCGCCCCGTATCAGCCGGACCGGTTCGTTGCTGCAGGAAGGGCATGTCGTCACCGTCGAACCGGGCTTGTATTATCCCGGCCTCGGCGCCGTGCGTATCGAGGACATGGTCCTGGTCACCAAGGACGGCTGCCGGAATTTGACGAATTATCCGAAGGTCTTCGAACTCGGTTGA
- a CDS encoding NUDIX hydrolase translates to MSHHGKTKAQKGSLPATTITPVVAAIGVVLRGDQILLVRRANQPDAGKWGFPGGKIEPGEPIQAAAAREVAEETGLVVRPLHVFTAVDAFHRNASGQLVTHYVLIAVLCEWISGVPQAGGDALEAEWFPVETLDSVDIVMSVDVARVASMAARVRDDVQ, encoded by the coding sequence ATGAGTCACCATGGCAAGACGAAAGCGCAGAAGGGCTCGCTGCCGGCCACGACCATCACGCCGGTTGTGGCGGCGATCGGCGTGGTGTTGCGAGGCGACCAGATTCTACTCGTCCGCCGCGCGAATCAGCCGGACGCGGGGAAGTGGGGCTTTCCCGGTGGCAAGATCGAGCCGGGTGAACCGATCCAGGCTGCCGCTGCACGGGAGGTGGCGGAAGAGACCGGCCTCGTCGTGCGCCCGCTGCACGTGTTCACGGCGGTCGACGCCTTCCATCGGAACGCGAGTGGACAGTTGGTGACCCATTATGTGTTGATCGCCGTATTATGCGAGTGGATTTCAGGCGTCCCGCAGGCGGGCGGTGATGCGTTGGAGGCGGAGTGGTTCCCGGTCGAGACGTTGGACTCAGTCGACATCGTCATGAGTGTTGACGTCGCACGCGTCGCCTCGATGGCTGCGAGGGTCCGTGACGACGTACAATGA